From a single Ailuropoda melanoleuca isolate Jingjing chromosome 12, ASM200744v2, whole genome shotgun sequence genomic region:
- the TOMM40 gene encoding mitochondrial import receptor subunit TOM40 homolog: MGNVLAASSPPAGPPPPPAPALVGLPPPPPSPPGFTLPPLGGGLGAGAGAGRGSERTPGAAAGSAAGTADDGACGCLPNPGTFEECHRKCKELFPVQMEGVKLTVNKGLSNHFQVNHTVALSTIGESNYHFGVTYVGTKQLSPTEAFPVLVGDMDNSGSLNAQVIHQLGPGLRSKMAIQTQQSKFVNWQVDGEYRGSDFTAAVTLGNPDVLVGSGILVAHYLQSITPCLALGGELVYHRRPGEEGTVMSLAGKYTLNNWLATVTLGQAGMHATYYHKASDQLQVGVEFEASTRMQDTSVSFGYQLDLPKANLLFKGSVDSNWIVGATLEKKLPPLPLTLALGAFLNHRKNKFQCGFGLTIG; encoded by the exons ATGGGGAACGTCTTGGCCGCTAGCTCGCCGCCCGCAgggccgccgccgcctcccgcGCCCGCCCTCGTGGGACTGCCGCCGCCTCCGCCCTCTCCTCCCGGCTTCACGCTGCCGCCGCTCGGGGGCGGTCTGGGCGCTGGAGCTGGCGCTGGTCGAGGTTCGGAACGGACCCCCGGTGCTGCGGCAGGCAGCGCCGCAGGGACCGCGGACGATGGGGCCTGCGGCTGCCTGCCCAACCCCGGCACGTTCGAGGAGTGCCACCGGAAGTGCAAGG AGCTATTTCCCGTTCAGATGGAAGGTGTCAAGCTCACAGTCAACAAAGGGTTGAGTAACCATTTCCAG gtGAACCACACAGTAGCCCTCAGCACAATTGGGGAGTCCAACTACCACTTCGGGGTCACGTACGTGGGAACAAAGCAGCTGAGTCCCACAGAG GCATTCCCCGTGCTGGTGGGTGACATGGACAACAGCGGCAGCCTCAATGCTCAGGTCATTCACCAGCTGGGCCCTGGCCTCCGGTCCAAGATGGCCATCCAG ACCCAGCAGTCGAAGTTCGTGAACTGGCAGGTGGACGGGGAGTACCGGGGTTCTGACTTCACAGCAGCCGTCACCCTGGGGAACCCAGATGTCCTGGTGGGCTCAG GAATCCTCGTGGCCCACTACCTCCAGAGTATCACGCCGTGTCTGGCTCTGGGCGGGGAGCTCGTCTACCACCGGCGGCCAGGGGAGGAAGGCACTGTCATGTCTCTAGCTGGGAAGTACACAT TGAACAACTGGTTGGCGACGGTAACGTTGGGCCAGGCGGGCATGCATGCCACCTACTACCACAAAGCCAGCGACCAG CTGCAGGTGGGCGTGGAGTTCGAGGCCAGCACGAGGATGCAGGACACCAGCGTCTCCTTCGGGTACCAGCTGGACCTGCCCAAGGCCAACCTCCTCTTCAAAG GTTCCGTGGACAGCAACTGGATCGTGGGCGCCACGCTGGAGAAGAAGCTCCCGCCCCTGCCCCTGACATTGGCCCTCGGGGCCTTCCTGAATCACCGGAAGAACAAGTTCCAGTGTGGCTTTGGCCTCACCATCGGCTGA
- the NECTIN2 gene encoding nectin-2 isoform X1 gives MARAAAFPPSRSSPTLPLLPLLLLLLREIGAQDVQVRVPPEVRGYLGGTVQLPCHLLPPGPEVRVSQVTWLHVDAAGTSKSVAAFHPSYGPSFRGPKPGEERLSFVTAGQSTGTRQGTEIELRDATLALRGLTVEDEGNYTCEFATFPSGTSRGVTWLRAIAQPQNHAETQEVTLSLEPMPVARCVSEGGRPPARISWVSSLDGEGRQSQMSGPVPGTFTVTSRYTLVPLSRVDGVKVTCKVEHESFEEPILLPVTLSVRYPPEVSISGYDDNWYLGRSEATLSCDVRSKPEPTGYDWSTTAGVFPASAVAQGPQLIIHSVDKLVNTTFICTVTNAVGTGRAEQVVLVRETPNTAGAGATGGIIGGIIAAIIATAVVATGILICRQQRKEQRLQGAEEEDDLEGPPSYKPPTPKAKLEEPEMPSQLFTLGASEHSPLKTPYFDAGVSCAEQDMPRYHELPTLEERSGPLLLGATGLGSPILVPPGPPAVEGVALDLEDDEEEEEDYLDNINPIYDALSYSSPSDSYQSKGFVMSRAMYV, from the exons gaGCCCAGGATGTGCAAGTTCGAGTGCCACCCGAGGTCCGGGGCTACCTGGGGGGCACCGTGCAGCTGCCGTGCCACCTGCTGCCTCCTGGACCTGAAGTCCGAGTCTCGCAGGTGACATGGCTGCACGTGGACGCAGCCGGGACCAGCAAGAGCGTGGCTGCTTTTCACCCTTCCTACGGTCCCAGCTTCCGCGGCCCAAAGCCCGGCGAAGAGCGGCTGTCCTTTGTGACGGCTGGGCAGAGCACGGGGACCAGGCAGGGCACAGAGATAGAACTGCGGGATGCCACGCTGGCCCTCCGGGGACTGACCGTGGAGGATGAGGGCAACTATACCTGCGAGTTTGCCACCTTTCCCAGCGGCACCAGTCGGGGGGTGACCTGGCTCAGAGCCATag CACAGCCCCAGAATCACGCCGAAACGCAGGAGGTCACGCTCAGCCTGGAACCCATGCCAGTGGCCCGCTGTGTCTCTGAGGGGGGCCGCCCCCCCGCCCGGATCTCCTGGGTCTCGTCCCTGGACGGGGAGGGCAGACAGAGCCAGATGTCAGGGCCCGTGCCCGGCACATTCACCGTCACCAGCCGATACACCTTGGTGCCCTTGAGCCGAGTAGATGGCGTCAAGGTCACCTGCAAAGTGGAGCACGAGAGCTTTGAGGAGCCCATCCTGCTGCCTGTTACCCTCTCCGTACGCT ACCCCCCTGAGGTCTCCATCTCCGGCTATGATGACAACTGGTACCTCGGCCGCAGCGAGGCCACCCTGAGCTGTGACGTCCGCAGCAAACCGGAGCCCACAGGCTATGACTGGAGCAC gACAGCAGGCGTCTTCCCGGCTTCAGCGGTAGCCCAGGGCCCCCAGCTGATCATCCACTCAGTGGACAAACTGGTCAACACCACGTTCATCTGCACGGTCACCAACGCCGTGGGCACGGGTCGCGCTGAGCAGGTGGTCCTCGTGCGAG AGACCCCCAACACAGCAGGTGCGGGGGCCACCGGTGGCATCATTGGGGGCATCATCGCTGCCATCATTGCTACTGCTGTGGTCGCCACGGGCATCCTCATCTGCCGGCAGCAGCGGAAAGAGCAGAGGctgcagggggcagaggaggaggatgA TCTGGAGGGGCCTCCCTCATACAAGCCACCAACCCCCAAGGCGAAGCTGGAGGAGCCCGAGATG cctTCCCAGCTCTTCACGCTTGGGGCCTCAGAGCACAGCCCACTCAAGACCCCCTACTTTGATGCTGGCGTCTCATGTGCTGAACAG gaTATGCCTCGATATCATGAGCTGCCCACCTTGGAAGAGCGGTCGGGGCCCCTGCTCCTGGGGGCCACGGGCCTGGGGTCCCCCATCCTGGTGCCTCCAGGGCCACCGGCTGTGGAGGGGGTTGCCCTGGACTTAGAggatgatgaggaagaggaggaagactaTCTAGATAATATCAACCCCATCTATGATGCCCTGTCCTACTCCAGCCCCTCTGATTCCTACCAGAGCAAAGGCTTTGTCATGTCCCGAGCCATGTATGTGTGA
- the NECTIN2 gene encoding nectin-2 isoform X3: MARAAAFPPSRSSPTLPLLPLLLLLLREIGAQDVQVRVPPEVRGYLGGTVQLPCHLLPPGPEVRVSQVTWLHVDAAGTSKSVAAFHPSYGPSFRGPKPGEERLSFVTAGQSTGTRQGTEIELRDATLALRGLTVEDEGNYTCEFATFPSGTSRGVTWLRAIAQPQNHAETQEVTLSLEPMPVARCVSEGGRPPARISWVSSLDGEGRQSQMSGPVPGTFTVTSRYTLVPLSRVDGVKVTCKVEHESFEEPILLPVTLSVRYPPEVSISGYDDNWYLGRSEATLSCDVRSKPEPTGYDWSTTAGVFPASAVAQGPQLIIHSVDKLVNTTFICTVTNAVGTGRAEQVVLVRETPNTAGAGATGGIIGGIIAAIIATAVVATGILICRQQRKEQRLQGAEEEDDLPSSSRLGPQSTAHSRPPTLMLASHVLNRICLDIMSCPPWKSGRGPCSWGPRAWGPPSWCLQGHRLWRGLPWT; this comes from the exons gaGCCCAGGATGTGCAAGTTCGAGTGCCACCCGAGGTCCGGGGCTACCTGGGGGGCACCGTGCAGCTGCCGTGCCACCTGCTGCCTCCTGGACCTGAAGTCCGAGTCTCGCAGGTGACATGGCTGCACGTGGACGCAGCCGGGACCAGCAAGAGCGTGGCTGCTTTTCACCCTTCCTACGGTCCCAGCTTCCGCGGCCCAAAGCCCGGCGAAGAGCGGCTGTCCTTTGTGACGGCTGGGCAGAGCACGGGGACCAGGCAGGGCACAGAGATAGAACTGCGGGATGCCACGCTGGCCCTCCGGGGACTGACCGTGGAGGATGAGGGCAACTATACCTGCGAGTTTGCCACCTTTCCCAGCGGCACCAGTCGGGGGGTGACCTGGCTCAGAGCCATag CACAGCCCCAGAATCACGCCGAAACGCAGGAGGTCACGCTCAGCCTGGAACCCATGCCAGTGGCCCGCTGTGTCTCTGAGGGGGGCCGCCCCCCCGCCCGGATCTCCTGGGTCTCGTCCCTGGACGGGGAGGGCAGACAGAGCCAGATGTCAGGGCCCGTGCCCGGCACATTCACCGTCACCAGCCGATACACCTTGGTGCCCTTGAGCCGAGTAGATGGCGTCAAGGTCACCTGCAAAGTGGAGCACGAGAGCTTTGAGGAGCCCATCCTGCTGCCTGTTACCCTCTCCGTACGCT ACCCCCCTGAGGTCTCCATCTCCGGCTATGATGACAACTGGTACCTCGGCCGCAGCGAGGCCACCCTGAGCTGTGACGTCCGCAGCAAACCGGAGCCCACAGGCTATGACTGGAGCAC gACAGCAGGCGTCTTCCCGGCTTCAGCGGTAGCCCAGGGCCCCCAGCTGATCATCCACTCAGTGGACAAACTGGTCAACACCACGTTCATCTGCACGGTCACCAACGCCGTGGGCACGGGTCGCGCTGAGCAGGTGGTCCTCGTGCGAG AGACCCCCAACACAGCAGGTGCGGGGGCCACCGGTGGCATCATTGGGGGCATCATCGCTGCCATCATTGCTACTGCTGTGGTCGCCACGGGCATCCTCATCTGCCGGCAGCAGCGGAAAGAGCAGAGGctgcagggggcagaggaggaggatgA cctTCCCAGCTCTTCACGCTTGGGGCCTCAGAGCACAGCCCACTCAAGACCCCCTACTTTGATGCTGGCGTCTCATGTGCTGAACAG gaTATGCCTCGATATCATGAGCTGCCCACCTTGGAAGAGCGGTCGGGGCCCCTGCTCCTGGGGGCCACGGGCCTGGGGTCCCCCATCCTGGTGCCTCCAGGGCCACCGGCTGTGGAGGGGGTTGCCCTGGACTTAG
- the NECTIN2 gene encoding nectin-2 isoform X2 codes for MARAAAFPPSRSSPTLPLLPLLLLLLREIGAQDVQVRVPPEVRGYLGGTVQLPCHLLPPGPEVRVSQVTWLHVDAAGTSKSVAAFHPSYGPSFRGPKPGEERLSFVTAGQSTGTRQGTEIELRDATLALRGLTVEDEGNYTCEFATFPSGTSRGVTWLRAIAQPQNHAETQEVTLSLEPMPVARCVSEGGRPPARISWVSSLDGEGRQSQMSGPVPGTFTVTSRYTLVPLSRVDGVKVTCKVEHESFEEPILLPVTLSVRYPPEVSISGYDDNWYLGRSEATLSCDVRSKPEPTGYDWSTTAGVFPASAVAQGPQLIIHSVDKLVNTTFICTVTNAVGTGRAEQVVLVRDTPRASPRDVGPVVWGAVGGTLLVLLLLAGGSLAFILLRVRRRRKSPGGGGGGDSSGGGPYDPKTQVFGNGGPVFWTPTAPGPLKPEGKDEEDEEDEEEKAEEGLMLPPPKALEDDMESQLDGSLISRRAIYV; via the exons gaGCCCAGGATGTGCAAGTTCGAGTGCCACCCGAGGTCCGGGGCTACCTGGGGGGCACCGTGCAGCTGCCGTGCCACCTGCTGCCTCCTGGACCTGAAGTCCGAGTCTCGCAGGTGACATGGCTGCACGTGGACGCAGCCGGGACCAGCAAGAGCGTGGCTGCTTTTCACCCTTCCTACGGTCCCAGCTTCCGCGGCCCAAAGCCCGGCGAAGAGCGGCTGTCCTTTGTGACGGCTGGGCAGAGCACGGGGACCAGGCAGGGCACAGAGATAGAACTGCGGGATGCCACGCTGGCCCTCCGGGGACTGACCGTGGAGGATGAGGGCAACTATACCTGCGAGTTTGCCACCTTTCCCAGCGGCACCAGTCGGGGGGTGACCTGGCTCAGAGCCATag CACAGCCCCAGAATCACGCCGAAACGCAGGAGGTCACGCTCAGCCTGGAACCCATGCCAGTGGCCCGCTGTGTCTCTGAGGGGGGCCGCCCCCCCGCCCGGATCTCCTGGGTCTCGTCCCTGGACGGGGAGGGCAGACAGAGCCAGATGTCAGGGCCCGTGCCCGGCACATTCACCGTCACCAGCCGATACACCTTGGTGCCCTTGAGCCGAGTAGATGGCGTCAAGGTCACCTGCAAAGTGGAGCACGAGAGCTTTGAGGAGCCCATCCTGCTGCCTGTTACCCTCTCCGTACGCT ACCCCCCTGAGGTCTCCATCTCCGGCTATGATGACAACTGGTACCTCGGCCGCAGCGAGGCCACCCTGAGCTGTGACGTCCGCAGCAAACCGGAGCCCACAGGCTATGACTGGAGCAC gACAGCAGGCGTCTTCCCGGCTTCAGCGGTAGCCCAGGGCCCCCAGCTGATCATCCACTCAGTGGACAAACTGGTCAACACCACGTTCATCTGCACGGTCACCAACGCCGTGGGCACGGGTCGCGCTGAGCAGGTGGTCCTCGTGCGAG acACACCCCGGGCCTCGCCCCGAGATGTGGGTCCAGTGGTGTGGGGGGCCGTGGGGGGGACACTGCTGGTGCTCCTGCTTCTGGCTGGGGGGTCCTTGGCCTTCATCTTGctgagggtgaggaggagaaggaagagccctggaggaggaggaggaggagacagcagTGGAGGAGGACCCTACGATCCAAAAACTCAGGTGTTTGGGAATGGGGGCCCCGTCTTCTGGACGCCAACTGCCCCTGGTCCCCTGAAGCCAGAAGGCAAGGatgaggaggacgaggaggacgaggaggagaaggcagaggaaggtctCATGTTGCCTCCACCCAAGGCTCTCGAGGACGACATGGAGTCCCAGCTGGACGGCTCCCTCATTTCACGGCGGGCAATTTACGTGTGA